In a single window of the Catalinimonas alkaloidigena genome:
- a CDS encoding LytR/AlgR family response regulator transcription factor — translation MKHIHHVVFWVAVLLVLTFIFGVSGGSYLESFYFVAMLLPVVVGTSYFFNEYLAPRFLFQKKLLKFILYSVYMLVVSLYLEMIVVTLTFMYLANYQYKNMNPVTSNVFVLALTLYCIVFLYGFIQLARRAFRSQRLIQTFEEDKVKQEENFLQVRVDRKTVPLVRDEIAYLESMGDYVKIITTEAEKPLITKEKISKLQERLPASFLRIHRSYLVNRTKIQSYNAEQLQVHDVSLPISRTYKKSTLAALEGKILWQTSPDRA, via the coding sequence ATGAAACACATCCACCACGTCGTTTTCTGGGTCGCCGTACTCCTGGTACTGACGTTCATTTTCGGGGTTTCGGGCGGGAGTTACCTGGAGTCGTTCTACTTTGTTGCCATGTTGCTGCCGGTGGTCGTGGGGACGTCGTACTTCTTTAACGAATACCTAGCCCCGCGTTTCCTGTTTCAAAAGAAGCTCCTGAAGTTCATCCTCTACTCGGTCTACATGCTGGTCGTTTCGCTCTACCTCGAAATGATCGTCGTTACCTTGACCTTCATGTACCTGGCCAATTACCAGTATAAGAACATGAACCCGGTGACCTCCAACGTGTTTGTGCTGGCGCTGACGCTCTACTGCATCGTGTTTCTCTACGGATTCATCCAACTGGCGCGCCGCGCGTTTCGCAGCCAGCGTCTCATTCAGACGTTCGAAGAAGACAAGGTCAAACAGGAGGAGAACTTTCTACAGGTGCGCGTCGACCGCAAAACCGTTCCGCTGGTCCGCGACGAGATTGCCTACCTGGAGAGCATGGGCGACTACGTGAAGATCATCACCACAGAAGCCGAAAAGCCCCTGATCACGAAAGAGAAAATCAGCAAATTGCAGGAGCGGCTCCCCGCTTCGTTTCTCCGCATCCACCGTTCCTACCTCGTCAATCGCACGAAAATCCAATCTTACAACGCCGAGCAGCTTCAGGTCCACGACGTCAGCCTGCCCATCAGCCGCACCTACAAGAAAAGTACCCTGGCCGCCCTGGAAGGAAAAATCCTCTGGCAAACCTCCCCGGACCGTGCGTAG
- a CDS encoding MotA/TolQ/ExbB proton channel family protein: protein MLDLFFEGGILFMGMLTLVFFIMVATAVVVGLPIFTHQVSHVAATRHRLTYVKSVGLFALIFGMFGQLLGLYDAFKAIEQIGAVSQAMLAGGLRVSSISTLYGFFIFLLSYLIWFGLETALNRKVAVE from the coding sequence ATGCTTGATCTATTTTTCGAAGGCGGCATCTTGTTTATGGGGATGTTGACCCTGGTGTTTTTCATCATGGTCGCCACGGCGGTCGTGGTCGGCCTGCCCATCTTCACCCACCAGGTAAGCCACGTCGCCGCCACCCGCCATCGGCTGACCTATGTAAAATCTGTCGGGTTGTTTGCGCTGATCTTCGGGATGTTCGGACAACTGCTGGGGTTGTACGACGCCTTCAAGGCCATCGAACAGATCGGAGCCGTTTCGCAGGCGATGCTGGCGGGTGGCCTGCGCGTGTCGTCCATCAGCACCCTGTACGGCTTTTTTATCTTTCTACTGTCTTACCTGATCTGGTTCGGGCTGGAAACTGCCCTCAACCGGAAAGTGGCTGTGGAGTGA
- a CDS encoding glycoside hydrolase family 127 protein, protein MLRSDGFKPVATKHYQGRYLPGFLTFFLACCVVTAAQAQEVSDSGAVVVKAPRVERAIPITHIESISGFVGNRLEKNKDQYLKQFPIEEYVGFLEQRTHRGWDWKQAEQPGKWIESSVWTSLRTGDAQLDAKVHEMVDRLIASQEPEGYVGATDPEVRTPEKPLRGMDAYELYFLHHALMTAYEQWQEPRALQAAERLADYFVKYIGPGKAEFWPTDDRYPENVGKTYRGTKHSDLAGHSLHYSWEGSLLIDPMLRLYQLTGEQRYFDWSQWVIGNLDKWSGWDAFSKLDSVADGTMDVNDIQPYVHAHTFQMNFLGLLRMYQLTGDASYLRKVAGVWDDVAERQMFITGGVAVGEHYERDYLKPLTGEMVETCATMSWLQLSQYLLELTGDTKYADAMERLLWNHVFAAQAADGTCNRYDTPPNGFKPEGYFRRPDCCTGSGHRLLSMLPAFLYATSDDALYINQFMPTEAAVDLNGKGTIQVAQTAHYPEEETVVVEISPEQKTRFTVKIRIPAWCQAPQLSVNGKAVKSIQPGTYATLTRKWKPGDRIELHLPMELRWVQREHHMEVSDRKPYPAKPDPNPPYALLRGPIVYVADNLWYEGDTAQRPHSMMEEAAFVLQDPATLETVATPQDDMLGPGYVVPLQLKNGQSFDLRMFPFANLGIWYRDASAKPDPESEAYSYAIWLKGKKEE, encoded by the coding sequence ATGCTTCGTAGCGACGGGTTTAAACCCGTCGCTACGAAGCATTATCAAGGCCGCTATCTGCCAGGATTTTTAACGTTTTTTCTCGCCTGTTGCGTAGTAACTGCCGCGCAGGCGCAGGAAGTCTCGGATAGCGGTGCGGTTGTCGTCAAAGCGCCTCGCGTCGAGCGGGCCATTCCCATTACCCATATTGAATCCATCAGTGGGTTTGTGGGGAACCGGTTGGAGAAGAACAAGGACCAGTACCTGAAACAGTTTCCGATCGAAGAATACGTCGGCTTCCTGGAGCAGCGAACGCACCGGGGCTGGGACTGGAAACAGGCCGAGCAACCCGGCAAGTGGATCGAGTCGTCGGTCTGGACGTCGCTGCGGACGGGCGACGCCCAACTGGACGCCAAGGTGCACGAGATGGTCGACCGGCTGATCGCCTCGCAGGAACCGGAAGGCTACGTGGGGGCGACCGACCCGGAGGTGCGTACGCCCGAAAAGCCGCTGCGGGGCATGGACGCCTACGAACTCTACTTCCTGCACCACGCGCTGATGACGGCCTACGAGCAATGGCAGGAGCCGCGCGCCCTGCAAGCCGCCGAACGCCTGGCCGACTACTTTGTGAAATACATCGGGCCGGGCAAAGCCGAATTCTGGCCCACCGACGACCGCTACCCGGAAAACGTCGGGAAGACCTACCGGGGCACGAAGCACTCCGACCTGGCAGGGCATAGTCTCCATTATTCGTGGGAAGGATCGTTGCTGATCGACCCGATGCTGCGGCTCTACCAACTGACGGGTGAGCAGCGCTACTTCGACTGGAGCCAGTGGGTGATCGGGAACCTCGACAAGTGGAGCGGCTGGGATGCCTTCTCCAAGCTGGACAGCGTAGCGGACGGCACAATGGACGTCAACGACATTCAGCCGTACGTCCACGCCCATACGTTTCAGATGAATTTCCTCGGGTTGCTGCGGATGTACCAACTCACCGGCGATGCTTCGTACCTGCGGAAAGTGGCGGGGGTGTGGGACGATGTCGCCGAGCGGCAAATGTTCATCACGGGCGGCGTGGCGGTCGGTGAACACTACGAACGCGACTACCTCAAACCCCTGACCGGTGAGATGGTCGAAACCTGTGCCACCATGTCGTGGCTGCAACTGTCGCAGTACCTGCTGGAACTGACCGGCGACACGAAATACGCCGACGCGATGGAGCGGTTGCTCTGGAACCACGTCTTTGCCGCGCAGGCCGCCGACGGCACCTGCAATCGCTACGACACCCCGCCGAACGGCTTCAAACCCGAAGGCTACTTCCGCCGACCGGATTGTTGCACAGGGAGTGGACACCGTCTGCTGTCCATGCTGCCCGCGTTTCTCTACGCTACCAGCGACGATGCGCTGTACATCAACCAGTTCATGCCGACCGAAGCGGCGGTAGACTTGAACGGCAAAGGGACGATCCAGGTCGCGCAGACCGCTCATTATCCCGAAGAGGAAACCGTGGTGGTGGAGATCAGCCCGGAACAGAAAACCCGGTTCACCGTGAAGATCCGCATCCCGGCGTGGTGTCAAGCGCCGCAACTGTCGGTGAACGGCAAAGCGGTGAAAAGCATCCAACCGGGTACGTACGCCACGCTGACCCGCAAGTGGAAACCCGGCGACCGGATCGAACTGCACCTCCCAATGGAGCTACGCTGGGTACAACGTGAACACCACATGGAGGTCAGCGACCGCAAACCCTATCCCGCCAAGCCCGATCCCAATCCGCCGTACGCCTTGCTGCGCGGCCCCATCGTCTACGTCGCCGACAACCTCTGGTACGAAGGCGACACCGCGCAGCGTCCGCACAGCATGATGGAAGAAGCAGCGTTTGTCCTGCAAGATCCCGCCACGCTGGAAACGGTCGCCACGCCGCAGGACGACATGCTCGGTCCGGGCTACGTCGTGCCGCTGCAATTGAAAAACGGCCAATCTTTCGACCTGCGCATGTTCCCCTTCGCGAACCTCGGCATCTGGTACCGGGATGCTTCTGCCAAACCCGACCCGGAATCCGAAGCCTATTCGTACGCCATCTGGCTGAAAGGGAAAAAGGAGGAGTAG
- a CDS encoding exo-alpha-sialidase yields the protein MNRIQHIVLALALGSLALSPAVAQQDTVHYVGSTLSNVDYHHGQLRPAIGVHNIQVLHANRENPSKANGGGWTYNHAPNLAYWNNTFFLAYLSDPVGEHIPPSQSLLITSADGGDTWSEPDILFPPYPIPDGTTKEGVEGVAKDLTAVMHQRMSFFVSENDRLLSLGYYGLALDERDDPNDGKGVGRVVREIKKDGSFGPVYFIRYNSTWDPKKSEYPFFTKSKDKGFVKACKELLDSPLMMQQWVEEADRDDPLIPLKGEYKAFSFYHLPDDRVVGLWKHALTTISEDGGKTWLYRPTRAPQFVNSNAKIWGQRTSDGKYATVYNPSEFRWPLAISTSDDGLAYDHLWLVNGEITPMRYGGNYKSYGPQYVRGIVEGNGTPPDGNLWVTYSMNKEDMWVASIPVPVTATATEHPNEVFNQLPEGEELNQWNLFSPQLARTQIESHDGKRMLALHDQDRFDYGKAERVIPASKQLTADFTIIPAQNDQGSLQIEFLDAEGSAAIRLQFDPDGTFYTKAGYRQKGIMDYQPNQAYDIRVTLDTDQRLYTVYVNGKQETRQIFFAPIAAVERIAFRTGDRRYFPTADTPTDQMYDLPRAGEPIPEAVYFIESFQTQAGVAPDARAQAGGGK from the coding sequence ATGAATCGCATTCAACATATAGTTTTGGCCTTGGCACTCGGTAGCCTGGCGCTGAGCCCGGCCGTGGCGCAACAGGACACCGTTCACTACGTGGGTTCGACGCTCTCCAACGTGGATTACCACCACGGACAGTTGCGGCCGGCTATCGGGGTGCACAACATCCAGGTGCTGCACGCCAACCGGGAAAATCCGTCCAAGGCCAACGGCGGGGGCTGGACCTACAACCATGCGCCGAACCTGGCGTACTGGAACAACACGTTTTTCCTGGCCTACCTGAGCGATCCGGTTGGGGAACACATCCCGCCCAGCCAGTCGCTGCTCATTACCTCGGCAGACGGCGGGGATACGTGGTCGGAGCCGGACATTCTGTTTCCGCCGTACCCCATTCCGGACGGTACCACGAAAGAAGGAGTAGAAGGGGTGGCGAAAGACCTGACGGCGGTCATGCACCAGCGGATGAGCTTTTTTGTGTCGGAGAACGACCGTCTGCTGTCGCTGGGCTATTACGGGCTGGCCCTGGACGAGCGCGACGATCCGAACGACGGCAAAGGCGTGGGGCGGGTGGTTCGCGAGATCAAAAAAGACGGTAGCTTCGGCCCGGTCTACTTCATTCGCTACAACTCCACCTGGGACCCGAAAAAGTCAGAGTATCCGTTCTTTACCAAAAGCAAAGACAAAGGCTTCGTCAAGGCGTGCAAAGAGCTGTTGGACAGTCCGCTCATGATGCAACAGTGGGTGGAAGAGGCCGACCGCGACGATCCGCTGATTCCCCTGAAAGGCGAATACAAAGCCTTCAGTTTCTATCACCTGCCCGATGACCGGGTGGTCGGGCTGTGGAAACACGCGCTGACCACCATCAGCGAAGACGGCGGCAAAACCTGGTTGTACCGCCCGACGCGTGCGCCCCAATTCGTGAACAGCAACGCCAAAATCTGGGGACAACGCACGTCCGACGGGAAGTACGCGACGGTCTACAATCCTTCCGAATTCCGCTGGCCGCTGGCGATCTCGACGAGCGACGACGGACTGGCCTACGATCACCTGTGGCTGGTGAACGGCGAAATCACGCCGATGCGCTACGGCGGCAACTACAAGTCGTACGGCCCGCAGTACGTGCGCGGCATCGTGGAGGGCAACGGCACGCCGCCCGACGGGAATCTCTGGGTGACGTACAGCATGAACAAAGAAGACATGTGGGTGGCGTCCATTCCGGTACCGGTTACCGCCACCGCCACGGAACATCCGAACGAGGTGTTCAACCAACTGCCGGAAGGGGAGGAGTTGAACCAGTGGAATTTGTTCAGTCCGCAACTGGCCCGAACCCAGATCGAGTCGCACGACGGCAAGCGGATGCTGGCGCTGCACGACCAGGATCGGTTCGATTACGGAAAAGCCGAGCGCGTCATTCCGGCGTCAAAGCAACTGACCGCCGACTTTACGATCATCCCGGCACAGAACGATCAAGGCTCGTTGCAGATCGAATTTCTGGACGCGGAGGGATCGGCGGCTATCCGGTTGCAATTCGATCCCGACGGCACGTTCTACACCAAGGCGGGCTACCGGCAAAAAGGAATCATGGACTATCAGCCCAATCAGGCGTACGACATCCGCGTCACGCTCGACACCGACCAGCGCCTGTACACCGTGTACGTCAACGGCAAACAGGAAACCCGGCAGATTTTCTTCGCGCCGATTGCGGCCGTAGAACGCATTGCCTTCCGCACCGGCGACCGCCGTTACTTCCCCACCGCTGACACACCCACCGACCAGATGTACGACCTGCCCCGCGCCGGAGAACCCATCCCAGAAGCCGTCTACTTCATCGAGTCGTTCCAGACCCAGGCAGGCGTTGCGCCCGATGCCCGCGCCCAAGCCGGGGGAGGGAAATAG
- a CDS encoding glycoside hydrolase family 43 protein, whose product MASSIARNRHWTRPWTFLNGAKTWVVGAALVLLFAHCQSEKEVYLFSSFKEPADAGLRLLYSEDGYHWTRLDSTFLTPQVGDSKLMRDPSIVRGPDGTFHLVWTTGWRGDLGFGYAHSKDLIHWSDQEFIDVMAYDTSTVNVWAPELFYDDEQERYITIWASTIPYRFERGIEDEKNNHRMYYTTTKDFTSFSPAKLFLDPGFSVIDAVIVKRAADDYALVLKDNTRPNRNLKMAFADDPLGPYEGVTEPFTGNFIEGPTTVKLGDEWLIYYDVYQEKIYGAMKTKDFETFTDVTDQIDVPEGHKHGTIFKASAEILEGLKKEAARKTGQ is encoded by the coding sequence ATGGCATCATCGATAGCACGAAACCGTCACTGGACACGACCGTGGACGTTCCTGAACGGAGCGAAGACGTGGGTAGTCGGAGCCGCACTGGTTTTGCTCTTTGCCCACTGCCAGTCTGAAAAGGAAGTCTATCTGTTTTCCTCGTTCAAAGAGCCGGCCGACGCCGGGTTACGCCTGCTGTACAGCGAAGATGGTTACCACTGGACGCGGTTGGACAGTACGTTCCTGACCCCCCAAGTCGGCGACAGCAAGCTGATGCGCGACCCCTCCATCGTGCGCGGGCCAGACGGCACGTTCCATCTGGTCTGGACGACCGGCTGGCGCGGCGACCTGGGGTTCGGCTACGCGCATTCGAAAGACCTGATTCACTGGTCAGACCAGGAATTCATCGACGTCATGGCATATGACACCTCAACCGTCAACGTCTGGGCACCGGAGCTGTTCTACGACGATGAGCAGGAGCGGTACATCACCATCTGGGCCTCGACGATTCCTTACCGATTCGAGCGGGGCATCGAAGACGAGAAGAATAACCACCGGATGTACTACACCACGACGAAAGACTTCACGTCTTTTTCGCCCGCCAAGCTATTTCTGGACCCCGGCTTCAGCGTGATCGATGCGGTCATTGTGAAGCGCGCCGCGGACGATTATGCGCTGGTGCTCAAAGACAACACCCGTCCGAATCGCAACCTGAAAATGGCCTTTGCCGACGATCCGTTGGGGCCGTACGAGGGCGTGACCGAACCGTTCACGGGCAACTTCATCGAAGGGCCGACGACCGTCAAACTCGGCGACGAATGGCTGATCTACTATGATGTGTACCAGGAGAAAATTTACGGGGCGATGAAGACGAAAGACTTCGAAACCTTCACAGACGTGACCGATCAGATCGACGTACCCGAAGGCCACAAGCACGGCACCATCTTCAAAGCCTCGGCGGAAATTCTGGAAGGACTGAAAAAGGAGGCCGCCCGGAAAACGGGGCAGTGA
- a CDS encoding glycoside hydrolase family 140 protein, with amino-acid sequence MKLLSVNALGVNALSVITLVLLILLAAACASPETADQTSADSTSTEATAEKSALRVSDNGHFLQQADGEPFFWLGDTGWLLFSKLDRDQVETYLENRRQKGFNVVQVMMLHSLGAVNVYGDTALIDKDVSRPNVTEGSSFEDSAQYDYWDHIDYTVDRAAEKGIYMAMVPVWGSNVKAGGVSPKQAATYAEWLADRYGDRPNVIWLNGGDIRGDDSIQVWQTLGKNLREHDPHHLITFHPRGRTQSSLWFHDALWLDFNMFQSGHRRYDQDTIASEPFRYGEDNWRYVETEWNLKPTKPTIDGEPSYEGIPQGLHDPKEPLWNDADVRRYGYWAVFAGAAGYTYGNNSVMQMLGPHDKGSAYGATVLWDKALDDPGAGQMVYLKNLMLSRPYFDRVPDQSLIAGGTGEQYDRQIATRGETYAFIYTYNGKNIPVQLGKLKGDQVKATWYSPRDGKETEIGTFANEGTHAFDPPGEPKDGNDWVLILDSVEE; translated from the coding sequence ATGAAATTGCTCAGCGTGAATGCGCTCGGCGTGAATGCGCTCAGCGTGATAACGCTGGTGCTTCTCATCCTGCTCGCCGCGGCGTGCGCTTCTCCCGAAACCGCAGACCAGACGTCTGCTGACTCCACTTCTACCGAAGCGACTGCGGAAAAAAGCGCACTTCGTGTCTCGGACAACGGCCATTTTCTGCAACAGGCCGACGGCGAACCGTTTTTCTGGCTGGGCGACACGGGCTGGCTGCTGTTCAGCAAGCTGGACCGCGATCAGGTCGAAACCTACCTGGAAAACCGCCGACAGAAGGGCTTCAATGTCGTGCAGGTGATGATGCTGCACTCGCTCGGGGCCGTGAACGTGTACGGCGATACCGCTCTGATCGACAAAGATGTGTCGCGCCCGAACGTGACGGAAGGCAGCAGTTTTGAAGATTCGGCGCAGTACGACTACTGGGACCACATTGATTATACGGTTGACCGCGCCGCCGAAAAAGGCATTTACATGGCGATGGTGCCCGTTTGGGGCTCGAACGTAAAGGCGGGGGGCGTCAGTCCGAAACAGGCCGCGACCTACGCCGAATGGCTGGCCGATCGCTACGGCGACCGTCCGAATGTGATCTGGCTGAACGGCGGCGACATCCGCGGCGACGACTCTATTCAGGTCTGGCAGACGCTGGGCAAGAACCTCCGCGAACACGATCCCCATCACCTCATTACCTTCCATCCGCGCGGCCGGACGCAATCGTCGCTCTGGTTTCACGACGCCCTCTGGCTCGATTTCAACATGTTCCAGTCGGGGCACCGCCGCTACGATCAGGACACCATCGCCAGCGAACCCTTTCGGTATGGCGAAGACAACTGGCGCTACGTGGAAACGGAATGGAACCTGAAACCGACCAAGCCGACCATCGACGGCGAACCCTCGTACGAAGGCATCCCGCAGGGACTACACGACCCGAAAGAGCCGCTCTGGAACGACGCCGACGTGCGGCGCTACGGCTACTGGGCCGTGTTTGCCGGGGCGGCAGGCTACACGTATGGCAACAATTCGGTGATGCAGATGCTGGGCCCGCATGACAAAGGTTCGGCGTATGGCGCTACGGTGCTGTGGGACAAAGCCCTCGACGATCCGGGTGCGGGGCAGATGGTCTACCTGAAAAACCTGATGTTGTCGCGGCCTTATTTCGATCGGGTGCCTGATCAATCGTTGATTGCCGGGGGAACGGGCGAGCAGTACGACCGGCAGATTGCGACGCGTGGCGAAACCTACGCCTTCATTTATACCTACAACGGGAAGAACATTCCGGTACAACTGGGCAAGCTCAAGGGCGACCAGGTGAAGGCGACGTGGTACAGCCCGCGCGACGGAAAAGAGACGGAAATCGGGACGTTTGCCAACGAAGGGACGCATGCCTTCGACCCGCCCGGCGAACCCAAAGACGGCAACGACTGGGTGTTGATTCTGGATTCGGTAGAAGAGTAA
- a CDS encoding DUF6298 domain-containing protein — MNLISHFPWSVFCKRSTFVSSLCLALAVQTAAAQEGDIPVWPGPDGKLVYTPDSLGNRVPDFSYAGYKGAVQPLPNVPIQVVVSPQAGDATARIQAALDYVAALRPGPDGIRGAVLLEKGRYEVQGALRMDASGVVLRGSGMGEDGTVVVGAGLDRQTLLRVAGEEDRQLGETVTVTDGYVPVGAMQVQVKRPQAFRVGDQVQVRRPSTETWIQALAMEDFGGETGWIGWKPGERDVVWDREITAIEGNRLTLDAPLTTALDAHYGGGTVAKYTWLGRIEQVGIENLRLQSTYDENNPKDEAHRWMAITLENVRDAWVRQVVFEHFAGSAVAVWRTGSRITVEDCQSLEPVSEIGGQRRYTFWTEGQQTLFQRLYAEHGYHDFAVGFMAAGPNAFVQCTSSLPYSFSGAIDSWASGVLFDVVSVDGEALSFRNRWSEEQGAGWTAANSLFWQCSAARIDCFRPPTAQNWAFGVWSQFAGHGYWHEVNSHIRPRSLYYAQLEERLGEEAGTRAQLLPMESEGLTSPTLEEAAELNALARKPLVLLPEWISRAPERNPIPTDGKGIKTWEQLKLRLPKEQVTKAVPMQLKNGWLVQGDHLMTGRQMPVPWWRGNIRYYDAQKAKPAVTRWVPGRVGTGWTDDLQTVVDTMVSRNIVALDHNYGLWYERRRDDHERVRRMNPEVWAPFYEQPFARSGQGAAWDQLSKYDLTKYNPWYWSRLRQFAVLAAQNGLVLFHQNYFQHNILEAGAHWADSPWRPANNVNETDFPEPPPYAGDKRIFLAEQFYDIAHPVRRELHRAYIRQCLDNFVGTPNVIQFISAEYTGPLHFVEFWLDVVQAWQEETGHDATIALSTTKDVQDAILADPKRAAVVDVIDIRYWRYGENSVLYAPEGGKNLAPRQHARQMKAPKRTLEATYQAVREYRERYPDKAVLYSSDGWDVFGWGVFMGGGSLAALPATTNAELLQHAAGLQPLALPNPDAWALANAQQGEYVVWNWASEPLSLDLQAIKGNFRVRWINPADGCVLPQEGKIKGGSIVTLPSPPTEGAIAWVTRR; from the coding sequence TTGAATCTGATCAGTCATTTTCCGTGGAGCGTCTTTTGCAAACGCTCCACGTTTGTTTCATCCCTTTGCCTGGCGCTGGCAGTTCAGACTGCCGCGGCGCAGGAGGGAGACATCCCGGTTTGGCCGGGACCGGATGGGAAACTCGTCTATACGCCCGATTCGCTGGGCAACCGTGTGCCCGATTTCTCCTACGCCGGGTACAAGGGCGCGGTGCAACCCCTTCCGAACGTACCGATTCAGGTGGTGGTGTCGCCACAGGCAGGCGACGCGACCGCCCGGATTCAGGCCGCCCTCGATTACGTCGCGGCTTTACGCCCCGGCCCGGATGGGATTCGGGGCGCGGTGTTGCTGGAAAAGGGACGCTACGAAGTACAGGGCGCGTTGCGGATGGATGCCTCGGGCGTAGTGCTGCGCGGCAGCGGCATGGGTGAAGACGGCACTGTCGTCGTCGGGGCCGGACTGGACCGGCAGACGTTGCTCCGTGTGGCGGGGGAAGAGGACCGGCAACTCGGCGAGACCGTGACGGTTACGGATGGTTATGTACCGGTAGGTGCGATGCAGGTGCAGGTGAAACGTCCGCAAGCGTTCCGCGTGGGCGATCAGGTGCAGGTCCGTCGTCCATCAACCGAGACGTGGATTCAGGCACTGGCGATGGAAGACTTCGGTGGCGAAACGGGCTGGATCGGCTGGAAACCCGGCGAACGCGACGTGGTCTGGGATCGGGAAATTACCGCCATCGAGGGCAATCGACTGACGCTGGACGCGCCGCTGACCACCGCCTTGGACGCCCACTATGGCGGCGGCACCGTGGCCAAGTACACCTGGCTGGGACGAATCGAACAGGTGGGGATCGAAAATCTACGATTACAGTCCACCTACGACGAAAACAACCCTAAAGACGAAGCACACCGCTGGATGGCGATCACGCTGGAAAACGTGCGGGACGCCTGGGTGCGGCAGGTGGTGTTCGAACATTTTGCCGGTTCGGCTGTGGCGGTCTGGCGCACCGGGAGCCGCATTACCGTCGAAGATTGCCAGTCGCTCGAACCCGTCTCCGAAATCGGGGGGCAGCGACGCTATACCTTCTGGACCGAAGGGCAACAGACCTTATTTCAGCGCCTGTACGCCGAACACGGCTACCACGATTTTGCGGTAGGCTTCATGGCCGCCGGGCCGAATGCCTTTGTGCAATGCACATCGTCGCTGCCGTACAGCTTCAGCGGAGCCATCGATAGCTGGGCGTCGGGCGTGTTATTCGACGTGGTCAGCGTCGACGGCGAGGCCCTGAGCTTTCGCAACCGCTGGAGCGAGGAACAAGGCGCGGGGTGGACCGCCGCCAACAGTCTATTCTGGCAATGCTCCGCCGCCCGCATCGACTGCTTCCGTCCGCCGACGGCACAGAACTGGGCCTTTGGCGTCTGGTCACAATTTGCCGGGCACGGCTACTGGCACGAAGTCAACAGCCACATCCGCCCCCGGAGTCTCTACTACGCACAGCTGGAAGAGCGGCTGGGCGAAGAAGCGGGCACCCGTGCGCAGCTATTACCGATGGAGTCGGAAGGGCTCACGAGCCCGACCCTCGAAGAGGCCGCCGAACTGAATGCGCTGGCGCGTAAACCGCTGGTCTTGCTCCCGGAGTGGATCAGCCGGGCCCCCGAACGAAATCCCATTCCCACGGATGGGAAAGGCATCAAAACGTGGGAACAACTCAAGCTGCGTCTGCCGAAAGAGCAAGTGACGAAGGCCGTACCGATGCAACTGAAAAACGGCTGGCTGGTGCAGGGCGACCATCTCATGACCGGACGACAGATGCCCGTACCGTGGTGGCGCGGCAACATCCGTTACTACGACGCGCAAAAGGCAAAACCGGCCGTGACGCGTTGGGTGCCAGGCCGCGTCGGGACGGGTTGGACGGATGACCTGCAGACTGTCGTGGATACGATGGTCAGCCGTAACATTGTCGCCCTCGACCACAACTACGGTCTTTGGTACGAACGCCGCCGCGACGACCACGAGCGCGTTCGCCGCATGAACCCGGAAGTCTGGGCACCGTTCTACGAGCAACCCTTTGCCCGGAGCGGACAGGGGGCCGCCTGGGACCAACTCAGCAAATACGACCTCACGAAATACAATCCCTGGTACTGGAGTCGCCTGCGGCAGTTTGCCGTACTGGCCGCACAGAACGGGCTGGTGCTGTTCCATCAGAATTACTTCCAGCACAACATCCTGGAGGCGGGCGCGCACTGGGCCGATTCGCCGTGGCGGCCGGCCAACAACGTGAACGAGACCGATTTTCCTGAGCCGCCGCCCTACGCGGGTGACAAGCGCATCTTCCTGGCCGAGCAGTTTTACGACATCGCGCATCCGGTGCGTCGCGAACTCCACCGGGCTTACATCCGGCAGTGCCTCGACAACTTCGTCGGGACGCCGAACGTGATTCAGTTTATCAGCGCCGAATACACCGGACCGCTCCACTTCGTCGAGTTCTGGCTCGACGTGGTGCAGGCGTGGCAGGAAGAAACGGGACACGACGCCACCATCGCGCTCAGCACCACAAAAGATGTGCAGGACGCGATTCTGGCCGATCCGAAACGCGCCGCGGTGGTCGACGTGATCGACATTCGCTACTGGCGCTACGGAGAAAACAGCGTCCTCTACGCGCCGGAAGGCGGAAAGAACCTGGCCCCCCGGCAACACGCCCGCCAGATGAAAGCGCCGAAACGCACGCTGGAGGCGACCTATCAGGCCGTGCGGGAGTACCGGGAACGGTACCCTGACAAAGCGGTCCTCTATTCGTCCGACGGTTGGGACGTTTTCGGGTGGGGCGTGTTCATGGGCGGCGGTTCGCTGGCCGCGTTGCCCGCCACCACCAATGCCGAGTTGTTGCAGCATGCTGCGGGCTTGCAGCCGCTGGCCCTCCCCAACCCCGACGCCTGGGCATTGGCGAACGCGCAGCAAGGAGAATACGTCGTGTGGAACTGGGCGTCGGAACCGCTATCACTGGATTTGCAGGCGATCAAGGGGAATTTCCGGGTGCGGTGGATCAATCCGGCAGACGGATGTGTGCTACCGCAGGAGGGCAAAATCAAAGGGGGGAGCATAGTCACCCTGCCGTCGCCGCCGACCGAAGGCGCCATCGCGTGGGTCACCCGGCGGTGA